A single window of Calditerrivibrio sp. DNA harbors:
- a CDS encoding DegT/DnrJ/EryC1/StrS family aminotransferase: protein MVKFLDLKKQYFEIKEEIDRKIEEVLITSSFVGGKYVEKFEEEFAAYIGTKYCIGVGNGTDALEIVLESLDLYKGANAIVPANTFVATAESVVRVGYNPVFCDCDDYYLLSVEALKRISHDIDIVIPVHLYGQPCDMDDILDFSKKKGSIIIEDCAQAHGAAYKGRKVGSFGIAATFSFYPGKNLGAYGDAGAIVTNDEVIAKKGRLIANHGRVSKYEHIMIGRNSRIDGLQAAVLSVKLKYLDIWNNIRNQLGAYYTNLLSEVDYITPPLVKENIFHAYHLYVIKTDSRDKLQKYLKEKCVETGIHYPVSLPELEPFRRFPHENCYKAKANCRRILSLPIGEHMTERDVEYVVEMIKKFFEENLERDESTSLMISDKRLVL from the coding sequence ATGGTAAAATTTTTAGACTTAAAAAAACAATACTTTGAGATCAAAGAAGAGATCGACAGAAAGATTGAAGAAGTGTTGATCACCTCATCTTTTGTTGGAGGCAAATATGTGGAGAAATTTGAGGAGGAGTTTGCTGCATATATTGGGACCAAATACTGTATAGGTGTCGGAAATGGCACTGATGCATTAGAGATTGTTTTGGAGTCTTTAGATCTATACAAAGGTGCAAATGCTATAGTACCGGCTAACACTTTTGTTGCTACAGCAGAGTCGGTAGTTAGAGTAGGTTATAATCCTGTTTTTTGTGATTGCGATGATTATTATCTTTTATCAGTGGAAGCTTTGAAAAGAATATCTCATGATATTGATATAGTTATACCAGTTCATCTTTACGGCCAACCTTGCGATATGGATGATATCTTGGATTTTTCAAAGAAAAAAGGTTCGATTATAATTGAAGACTGTGCTCAAGCTCATGGAGCTGCTTATAAAGGTAGGAAAGTTGGTAGCTTTGGTATTGCTGCAACATTTAGTTTTTATCCTGGAAAAAATCTTGGAGCTTACGGAGATGCAGGTGCTATAGTGACAAATGATGAAGTTATTGCTAAAAAAGGTAGATTGATTGCAAATCATGGTAGAGTGTCCAAGTATGAACATATTATGATTGGTAGAAATTCTAGAATAGATGGTTTGCAAGCCGCGGTACTGTCTGTCAAGCTCAAATATTTAGATATCTGGAACAATATAAGAAATCAGTTAGGTGCTTATTATACGAATCTCTTAAGTGAAGTTGATTATATAACGCCACCTCTTGTTAAAGAGAACATTTTTCATGCGTATCATTTGTACGTGATAAAGACAGATAGTAGAGATAAACTACAGAAATATCTTAAAGAGAAATGTGTAGAAACTGGGATCCACTATCCAGTCTCATTACCAGAATTAGAACCTTTTAGAAGATTTCCCCACGAAAATTGTTATAAAGCTAAAGCAAATTGCAGAAGAATTTTGAGTTTGCCAATAGGTGAACATATGACGGAAAGAGACGTGGAGTATGTTGTTGAAATGATAAAGAAGTTTTTTGAAGAGAATTTGGAAAGAGATGAGAGTA
- a CDS encoding Gfo/Idh/MocA family oxidoreductase, protein MSSLKVAIVGCGRIGFKHCQIISKGMIKGLELVGVCDINPLRAKEFGNSFNVPYFLDYFQMLSKIKCDIVSILTESGNHAKHTIDICKYVKNIVVEKPMCLTLDDADSIIEACDKHGCRLFVVKQNRFNLPVLKLKEAIDKGRFGKIFLATARVRWCRTQEYYDMDAWRGTWAMDGGVLANQASHHIDLLQWLAGDVESVFAKASTTSVNIETENTAIATIKFSSGALGVIEATTATRPKDLEGSISILGEKGSVVIGGFAVNKIEQWEFVEKITEDEEVFSKYSENPPDVYGFGHIKFYEHVVDCINNNKKQLIDGLEGRKNIELITALYESIETGKEVFLKFRPKRCKLGVKNGT, encoded by the coding sequence AGGAGTTTGTGATATTAATCCATTAAGAGCTAAGGAATTCGGAAATAGTTTTAATGTCCCTTATTTTTTAGATTATTTTCAAATGTTAAGTAAGATAAAATGTGATATTGTTTCGATCCTAACCGAGAGTGGTAATCATGCAAAACATACGATAGATATTTGTAAGTATGTAAAAAATATTGTTGTTGAAAAGCCCATGTGTCTTACCTTAGATGATGCTGATAGTATAATTGAAGCATGCGATAAACATGGCTGTAGACTTTTTGTAGTCAAACAGAATAGATTTAATCTGCCTGTATTGAAACTAAAAGAAGCTATTGATAAAGGTAGATTTGGAAAGATTTTCTTAGCCACTGCAAGAGTGAGGTGGTGTAGAACACAGGAATATTATGACATGGATGCATGGAGGGGGACATGGGCTATGGATGGTGGTGTGTTAGCTAATCAAGCAAGTCATCATATCGATTTACTTCAGTGGCTAGCTGGTGATGTAGAATCAGTTTTTGCAAAAGCATCCACTACTTCGGTAAACATAGAGACAGAGAATACAGCTATAGCTACTATAAAATTTAGTAGTGGAGCTTTAGGGGTCATAGAGGCAACAACTGCTACGAGACCAAAAGATTTAGAAGGATCGATATCTATTTTGGGAGAAAAAGGATCTGTTGTTATAGGTGGTTTTGCTGTCAATAAAATAGAACAATGGGAGTTTGTGGAAAAGATTACAGAAGATGAAGAAGTTTTCAGTAAATATTCGGAAAATCCTCCAGATGTGTATGGATTCGGTCATATAAAATTTTATGAACATGTAGTTGACTGTATAAATAATAATAAAAAACAACTTATAGATGGTTTGGAAGGTAGGAAAAATATTGAGCTAATTACAGCATTGTATGAGTCTATAGAGACGGGTAAGGAAGTTTTTCTGAAGTTTAGGCCTAAAAGATGCAAATTGGGAGTTAAAAATGGAACTTAG
- a CDS encoding N-acetyltransferase, whose amino-acid sequence MELSYIPTIKKVMIRDVVFGRNCVVVEPVNLYECTLGDNVFVGPFCEIQRGVIIGDNTRIQSHTFICELVTIGRNCFIAHGVMFVNDLFEEGKPASGDKSKWKDTFIGDNVSIGSNATILPIKICSNVVIGAGSVVTKDIVTSGIYAGNPARLLRKL is encoded by the coding sequence ATGGAACTTAGTTATATACCTACGATTAAAAAAGTTATGATAAGAGATGTTGTTTTTGGGAGAAACTGTGTTGTTGTGGAACCTGTAAATCTTTATGAATGTACATTAGGAGATAATGTTTTTGTTGGTCCTTTCTGTGAGATACAAAGGGGGGTAATAATAGGTGATAATACAAGAATACAAAGCCACACTTTTATTTGTGAGTTGGTTACTATTGGTAGAAATTGTTTTATAGCACATGGTGTTATGTTTGTAAACGATCTGTTTGAAGAGGGAAAGCCGGCATCTGGTGATAAGAGTAAATGGAAAGATACTTTTATAGGAGATAATGTGAGTATTGGTTCGAATGCTACTATTCTACCTATTAAAATCTGTTCAAATGTTGTTATTGGTGCTGGAAGTGTTGTAACAAAGGATATTGTTACTTCTGGCATATATGCAGGAAATCCTGCAAGGCTATTAAGAAAACTATGA